In Cereibacter sphaeroides 2.4.1, a genomic segment contains:
- a CDS encoding type IV conjugative transfer system protein TraE, with protein MAGQRRHDVEGLMDFATLSRRMKGAQRARNVVTLMLGVSIAANLLLTWRISQENTQVVLIPSRVSDGMVARGAADVRYIEALSLDAVYAMYTVSPATIRYGRDVIERISAAEDRARLLDAYDDIADDIKLRRISTVFRPEKIEHNLPRLQIVVEGMLSTYLDTTEVSAQRRRIMLTFIEEGSSIRLSRMELQEVPK; from the coding sequence GTGGCCGGACAGCGCCGTCACGATGTGGAGGGGCTGATGGACTTCGCCACGCTTTCGCGTCGGATGAAGGGCGCGCAGCGCGCCCGCAACGTCGTAACGCTCATGCTCGGCGTCTCGATTGCCGCAAACCTCCTCCTTACCTGGCGGATCAGTCAGGAGAACACGCAGGTCGTGCTCATTCCGTCCCGTGTGTCGGACGGCATGGTGGCACGGGGGGCGGCAGACGTCCGATATATCGAGGCACTGAGCCTCGATGCGGTCTACGCCATGTATACCGTGAGCCCCGCCACCATCCGCTACGGTCGCGACGTGATCGAACGGATCTCGGCGGCCGAGGATCGTGCCCGGCTCCTCGACGCCTATGACGACATTGCCGACGACATCAAGTTGCGCAGGATCTCGACGGTCTTCCGTCCGGAGAAGATCGAGCACAACCTTCCGCGGCTCCAGATCGTGGTGGAGGGGATGCTCTCCACCTACCTCGACACCACCGAAGTGAGCGCCCAGCGGCGGCGGATCATGCTGACCTTCATCGAAGAAGGCTCCTCGATCCGGCTGTCCCGCATGGAGCTGCAAGAGGTTCCCAAATGA
- a CDS encoding type-F conjugative transfer system secretin TraK: MIRLFMSAALAAVVASAVHADQRLTTRPNGSVRISASAEEVTRISVAGDRIRRIIKDQTSFQEMNDETTGDVFLRYAGDKAKLVPETGYILTERGVTISYELTPSARLGAETVLISVAGMPPEGATAGAAPAAEARSEGFELAGGEGGGGYASGLVAFTRATIDKHIAGKAAPKRSHGSVVGSESGTGMRAKVIVAAGGRGGRYVRPQDFYTSKVLGVWVQRNALGPSDHAWVVVVEKR, encoded by the coding sequence ATGATCCGCCTGTTCATGTCCGCCGCTCTGGCGGCCGTCGTCGCGTCGGCCGTCCATGCCGACCAGCGGCTCACTACCCGCCCGAATGGCTCGGTGCGGATCTCGGCCTCGGCCGAGGAAGTCACGCGGATCAGCGTGGCCGGCGACCGTATCCGCCGGATCATCAAGGACCAGACGTCGTTTCAGGAAATGAACGATGAGACGACGGGCGACGTCTTCCTCCGCTATGCGGGGGACAAGGCGAAGCTCGTCCCGGAGACCGGCTACATCCTGACCGAGCGTGGCGTGACGATCAGCTATGAGCTGACGCCTTCGGCGCGGCTCGGAGCGGAGACGGTGCTGATCTCGGTAGCGGGAATGCCGCCCGAAGGGGCAACCGCAGGTGCGGCGCCCGCCGCGGAGGCCAGGTCCGAAGGCTTCGAACTTGCCGGCGGAGAGGGCGGGGGCGGCTATGCCTCCGGCCTCGTGGCCTTCACCCGCGCCACCATCGACAAGCACATTGCCGGGAAGGCCGCACCGAAACGCTCGCACGGATCGGTCGTGGGATCGGAAAGCGGCACGGGAATGCGCGCCAAGGTCATTGTCGCGGCTGGCGGCCGAGGTGGCCGCTATGTCCGCCCGCAGGATTTCTACACGTCGAAGGTGCTCGGGGTCTGGGTCCAGCGCAATGCGCTCGGCCCCTCCGACCATGCCTGGGTCGTGGTGGTGGAGAAGCGGTAA
- a CDS encoding TraB/VirB10 family protein: MSSDARKKQQWIVLGLIGGGLLLIIIVLGQVMNRKQAAFRSSGAPDRVDETIIADRTSNASPELSWARQSREQIDQLNKTVTELTNTVKGMAEKQASDLEELRTQYDEVIVQQQAEINSLKTGAPVPAVGGETGEAQAPGYGQEFVSGGTRTPAAGRAGQGGAAGPGAPGAAPMVQRFGAGASVDFTLQPKPEKPTTPEEESSRNVRDLHSYIPAGSYAPAVVISGVDASTGVVSRDNPVPVLVRITGPAVTAAAGAGAGRRINLTGCTVLGSAMGDLSSERVYVRLTTLTCMGRGNKVIETQVAGLVAGSGKAGVRGHVVSREGNLATNAAIAGALGGFAKALTSAASIASSNDGAETVGSVLGGAGAGVVGGGAASAADRLAEYYIKRAEQYQPVVSLYAGTNVEVVFMEGVSLK; encoded by the coding sequence ATGTCGTCGGACGCACGCAAGAAGCAGCAATGGATTGTCCTCGGCCTGATCGGGGGCGGCCTTCTCCTCATCATCATCGTGCTCGGGCAGGTGATGAACCGGAAGCAGGCTGCCTTCCGCTCCTCCGGTGCCCCGGATCGGGTTGACGAAACCATCATCGCGGACCGCACCTCGAACGCATCGCCCGAGCTCAGCTGGGCGCGGCAGAGCCGTGAACAGATCGACCAGCTCAACAAGACCGTGACGGAGCTCACCAACACGGTGAAGGGCATGGCCGAGAAGCAGGCCAGCGACCTCGAGGAGCTGCGCACGCAGTATGACGAGGTGATCGTCCAGCAACAGGCCGAGATCAACTCCTTGAAGACCGGCGCGCCTGTGCCGGCCGTCGGCGGAGAAACCGGCGAGGCTCAGGCGCCCGGCTACGGGCAGGAGTTCGTCTCGGGCGGGACGCGGACGCCCGCGGCCGGGCGGGCAGGGCAGGGTGGCGCTGCCGGTCCCGGCGCTCCCGGTGCGGCGCCCATGGTGCAAAGGTTCGGCGCGGGCGCATCGGTCGACTTCACGCTGCAGCCGAAGCCGGAAAAGCCCACGACGCCGGAAGAAGAGAGCTCGCGCAACGTGCGCGACCTGCACTCCTACATCCCGGCCGGGAGCTATGCACCCGCCGTGGTGATCTCGGGGGTCGACGCCTCCACGGGCGTCGTCTCGCGGGACAACCCGGTGCCGGTCCTCGTGCGGATCACGGGGCCGGCCGTGACGGCCGCCGCCGGTGCGGGCGCAGGCCGGCGGATCAACCTGACCGGCTGCACGGTGCTTGGCTCGGCCATGGGCGATCTCTCGAGCGAGCGCGTCTATGTCCGGCTCACGACGCTGACCTGCATGGGCCGCGGCAACAAGGTGATCGAAACGCAGGTCGCAGGGCTCGTCGCAGGCTCGGGCAAGGCGGGCGTGCGCGGGCATGTCGTCAGCCGCGAGGGCAATCTGGCGACGAACGCGGCCATCGCGGGCGCTCTCGGCGGCTTTGCCAAGGCGCTGACGTCGGCCGCGAGCATCGCCTCCTCCAATGACGGGGCCGAGACGGTGGGCTCGGTGCTCGGCGGCGCGGGTGCGGGCGTGGTGGGCGGCGGTGCCGCCAGCGCCGCTGACCGGCTGGCCGAATATTACATCAAGCGCGCGGAGCAATATCAGCCGGTCGTCTCGCTCTACGCCGGGACGAATGTGGAAGTTGTGTTCATGGAAGGGGTTTCGCTCAAATGA
- a CDS encoding TraV family lipoprotein — protein sequence MIARSLIASSLGLAILALAGCGGNTQKDFLCPAQEGIACATISEADVGSGSAVTPVRETFSDTLGKEMSQSPLGVGSGKGGKLTVVSQSSMGDGGAPYRAQQYRVPEEVGTLWIAPHRDADGLLYEASFVHFVVREARWASQ from the coding sequence ATGATCGCCCGCAGTCTCATCGCATCGAGCCTGGGGCTCGCGATCCTCGCCCTCGCAGGTTGCGGCGGCAACACGCAGAAGGACTTCCTCTGCCCGGCGCAGGAGGGCATCGCCTGCGCCACGATCAGCGAGGCTGACGTGGGCTCGGGCAGCGCGGTCACGCCGGTCCGCGAGACCTTCAGCGACACGCTCGGCAAGGAAATGTCGCAGTCGCCGCTCGGGGTCGGCTCGGGCAAGGGCGGCAAGCTGACCGTCGTGAGCCAGTCCTCCATGGGCGACGGCGGCGCACCCTACCGCGCGCAGCAATATCGGGTGCCCGAAGAGGTTGGCACGCTCTGGATCGCCCCGCATCGCGATGCAGACGGGCTGCTTTATGAGGCGAGCTTCGTCCATTTCGTCGTGCGCGAAGCGCGGTGGGCGTCGCAATGA